The stretch of DNA atgggaggctttccttgggccgggttggagctgcagggtgccattgagtcctatgggagactttccttgggccgggttggagctgcagagtgccattgagccctatgggagactttccttgggccgggttggagctgcagagtgccattgagccctatgggagactttccttgggccgggttggagctgcagagtgccattgagccctatgggagactttccttgggccgggttggagctgcagagtgccattgagccctatgggaggctttccttgggccgggttggagctgcagagtgtcattgagccctatgggagactttccttgggccgggttggagctgcagagtgccattgagccctatgggagactttccttgggccgggttggagctgcagagtgccattgagccctatgggaggctttccttgggccaggttggagctgcagagtgccattgagccctatgggaggctttccttgggccgggttggagctgcagagtaccattgagccctatgggaggctttccttgggccgggttggagctgcagagtgccattgaaccctatgggagactttccttgggccgggttggagctgcagagtgccattgagccctatgggaggctttccttgggccgggttggagctgcagagtgccattgaaccctatgggagactttccttgggccgggttggagctgcagagtgccattgagccctatgggaggctttccttgggccgggttggagctgcagggtgccattgagtcctatgggaggcttccgaaaCCAtgctgaaagttttgcccgccacttacgagcgctcaatacgaaaaagttgcgacaagatacgagcgaatcgtaacggctacgaaaaattcgcgtctTTTCGCGCAAGtggtaaagacgccgaaaaatcgcaaaaaaaatacgaaaaagtcacaaaatgttcgttttccaatcggaatttttccaattcggattcgaattcgtgtcttagtaaatcagccccttggtcagCAGTTGTTGCTCCAGGAATTTATGTCGCTAATATTGATCTCTGCGCCTAGCGGAGGCCGGGGTCGTGCAATGGGAAATGCAACAACTGATAAGAGGGATGGCCGCAGCCCCTCTCCGGGCAGGGACCTAATGACCCGGCGCTGCATGTACCTCCGGATCGCTGTGCCGCTCCTTTTCCTCTTCCTTGTGTCTGAGACGCTGATCACTCCAGGTGAGTCGCTGCCCAGGAATCGCCACAAAGTTGCAACCAACTAACAAAGTTTATTAGACTCAGCGGAAAGTGTTGCATTTGGTTACTAACTAGCCCACAAGATTCATTTGTTCTTATAATGAGAGGAACTGCCAGGGGCTTTTAATAGtctggctggggatgctgggagtattAGTAGGGCAGCTCCATGTCTAATTAGTTAGTGCAGGCTAAGGCATGTGTCTGTAACCAGATAAACATGTACTGTacattgatacaggtatgggacctgttatgcagaatgcttgggaccggggttttccggataagggatctttctgtaatttggatctccataacttaagtctaataaaaatcattgaaatattaaataaacccaaaaggattgttcttccccaattaggattaattatatcttagttgggatcaagtacaggtactgttttattattacagagaaaagggaatcatttaaccattgaataaacccaatagggctgttctgcccccaataaggggtaattatatcttagttgggatcaagtacaggtactgttttattattacagagaaaagggaatcatttaaccattgaataaacccaatagggctgttctgccccaataaggggtaattatatcttagttgggatcaagtacaggtactgttttattattacagagaaaagggaatcatttaaccataaaataaacccaatagggttgttctgccctcaataaggggtaattatatcttagttgggatcaagtacaggtactgttttattattacagagaaaagggaatcatttaaccattaaataaacccaatagggctgttctgcccccaataaggggtaattatatcttagttgggatcaagtacaggtactgttttatttatacagagaaaaaggaaattatttttaaaaaattagaattatttacttataatggagtctaggggagatggactttccataatttggagatttctagataacaggtttccagatttgCCCCTAGCTTTGCTGCTTTCACTTGGGTCTCTGTCGCCATTATGTCACCACCtgcaaccagggccggaactaggggtaggcagaagagggtgCTACATTATAGCACTTATgtgaataatttgtttttatgaCGATGGTGCGAATGTCACCTGACTACTTTTAGATAAACACCACACCTTTTACTTGAGTCATGCTTTATGTATGCTACCTGAGAACACTGATATACACCATCAgaacacaaatatatacagattcCAGCTAGAATTTGCCTATAGTTCACTTAATATTCACTCACCATATACATGTTAGTTGTGACAAACAGTGTCTTACACATAACTATCTCCTCTCATTACCTTTTCAGGGCTCCCCATCCGACCCATCAGCAAGCTTGTAAATGACTCCGTTACATTCACTATGGGGCCGGCTGAATGTGCCCCGGAAGACACCACCATCAGGtggaaaagtcatgaaaaatatCAGGAAATTGGATTTTGCAGAAAGAGGCTTTTCAATGGGATCAGCCCTCAGTTTCACAACCGCGTCGACTGCAATGGTGACACCCGGGTCACTATCAGGAACCTGTCACGGGCAGATAGCGGCCTGTACATTCTCTCCTATACGTTAcaatgcaaagtgaaaaaagaTGTGAAATATCATGATCTTACTGTATATGGTAAGTAAGAGACTCCCGATGTTGCCTGAAGTGTTGTAGTGCGACTGTTTCAATCTAAAGCAGCAATAGGCTTAAACATAGACAGATCCAGTTGTTTGGCAAGGCCACCAAATGGGGATTTTTGGGCTTCTACCTGTCAGAAGAGGACAGCAGCAATGTCCCACTAGGACCTGCCTAGTTGATATGTGGCTGATTTTCagtcagatattggttgggcaggcctggtTTCCCCAGCAACTGTCTGATTCCAGGTAGACAGTAGGGCTAATGTGTGACAGCAGAGTCATACTCAAGCATCCAACCCATTAACtgcctaaagccggccatacccacaccgataatatcgtacgaaaccaaGTACGTGTATGGCTGCTCGAAGATGccaccgatattgcaaaaggctgagGATATTGGTCGATtcattgatcggccaggttataaGATTTttattgggcgccattgaaggcacccaagaAAAATCTATGTTcatggctgaatcggcagaaggaggtagaatttctattgctTTTACATCCATatctgaacgttagtggagggtgggaatgatctttccaatggttgcacgaaagatcgaaattgctacatgtatggccaccttaaggaagaTGGGATTCCCTTTTAGAGTCATTTATATGTTCTAATTAGTGCTTTCTCTAGTTGTTTCTATTGTAATTGTTCTTTTACTGTGTGCTGAGAATGTTGGCATGGCTACGGCTGGCAGCAGGTTGGTCTAGTGCTAACATTCTAGTTGGTACAGATGAGTTCTAGGCCAACCCTTTAACAGTTGCTTAATGGAGAAAGAAAGCTACAAAGGcaatttattgccaatagattagccacattagtgcaagctagaacgctatatttattctagaGAGAGAGTTCATTGAGCCACACTACTTCTTTAACCAGGAACACTTAAATAAtttgttcttttgttttatttaatgccTCATTCTATGTGGTTTTAAATACATGTATTAGCTGATCCATATAAGGATAATTAATGAACAATGGTGAAATGGTGATAGATTGCAGTTACTAGTAGCCGGCCAGTCAGGCCTTTCCTTTCCATTTTTATACCTTTTTGTAGATTGTTTAAACCTAGTTGCTGagtggttgctactggcaacctCACTTGTcaaatttagcacctatgtttgtagGTTAGccccaaaatgtatttatttattaatatgtaatTATAAATTTATATCTTTGCTTACAGAGCCTGTTCCTGCCACGCATATAGAGAAGAACGTGGTGAGGAATTCAGCTTGTTGGTGCAATTTCACTCTTCGTTGTTGTGTCCCAGGGAAAGCCTCAGTGGAAAGGTACCTTTGGCTAAAAGGGAGGAATGAAACTGGGTACCATCTCTATAGACATGGGCCCTCCATCCAGGTGTCACTGCAGAGCCAATCATTTGGGTCATTGGATGAGGAGTATATCTGCACTGTGTATAACCCAGGCGATCAAAAAAACACCTCCATTAACATAAAGGACATCTGCACTCTAATGGCAGACAGTGAGTATCCAATATACTGTAGAGTTGTTATGTTGGCTTCTATATTCACAGTACTAAGACTGGCACATTTCTTTGACTTGGACTGCTAGGCCTTGGAGCCTTCCTTAGAGGCTATTTGGCCTTGGAGCCTTCCTTAGAGGCCATTTGACCTTGGAGCCTTCCTTTGAGACTGCTAGGCCTTGGTGCCATGCCTTAGAGGCCATTTGGCCTTAGAGCCTTCCTTAGAGGCCATTTGACCTTGGAGCCTTCCTTTGAGACTGCTTGGCCTTGGTGCCATGCCTTAGGGTTTGTTTGGCCTTGGAGCCTTCCTTATAGGTTGTTTGGCCTTGGAGCCTTCCTTAGAGACTGCTTGGCCTTGGTGCCTTCCTTAGAGACTGCTTGACCTTGGTGCCATGCCTCAGAGGCCATTTGGCATTGGAGCCTTCCTTAGAGACTGCTTGGCCTTGGTGCTTTACTTAGAGACTGCTTGGCCTTGGAGCCTTCCTTAGAGACTGCTTGGCCTTGGTGCTTTACTTAGAGACTGCTTGGCCTTGGAGCCTTCCTTAGAGAATGCTTGGCCTTGGTGCCATGCCTTAGAGGCCATTTGGCCTTGGAGCATTTTTTAGAGACTGTTAGGCCTTGGTGCATTCCTTAGAGACCGTTTGGATATGAAGCCCTCCTTAAAGGTAATTTCTGGGCCTTTAAAGAGAGTTGTTGTgcctgcctagcagtataaaacCGCGTGAAACAAtttcaaacatgaaataaatgtaaattattaaagTACTCCGAGAAACACTATAAATAAGTTTGCACCAATTCATATATTGG from Xenopus tropicalis strain Nigerian chromosome 8, UCB_Xtro_10.0, whole genome shotgun sequence encodes:
- the LOC116407073 gene encoding SLAM family member 9-like is translated as MGNATTDKRDGRSPSPGRDLMTRRCMYLRIAVPLLFLFLVSETLITPGLPIRPISKLVNDSVTFTMGPAECAPEDTTIRWKSHEKYQEIGFCRKRLFNGISPQFHNRVDCNGDTRVTIRNLSRADSGLYILSYTLQCKVKKDVKYHDLTVYEPVPATHIEKNVVRNSACWCNFTLRCCVPGKASVERYLWLKGRNETGYHLYRHGPSIQVSLQSQSFGSLDEEYICTVYNPGDQKNTSINIKDICTLMADSSIHCNLKRPKSAKLQGTICIIFSYVVLALTLILVLKCL